TCGCCGCCCGTGAGGCGCCTCGGGGATGCGGCGAGCGCCACGCACTTCTCGGCCTCACTGGTCTTACCCACATCCTGCAAGAGAGCTGCCGCCCGCGGAAGGCGAAAGCGGTCGGTCGCGTCAGCATCGAGGCACGGGCAATCGAGAATGAGCCCGGAGACCGAGTCGGGATGCGACAGGGCGTAGTCGAGCGCATATCCGCCGCCGGCGGAGTGCCCGAGAATCGTCCACTCGTCGATTCCGAGCGCCCGGCGAAGCGCCTCGAAGTCATCAATGAGCACGTTTACCGTGAGTTCGGCGCCCTCGAGCAGGCTGTCGGAGCGGAGGACTCCGCGCTGATCGACGCCGAGCACGCGGATCCCACGCGCCGCAAGCTCGTCGCCAACGGCGGACATGAAGTCCCAGCACGAATTTCCCGGGCCGCCGTGCACAAAGAGGAGCGGTGGCCCGTCGGCCGGACCGCGTTCATCGAGGAACAGCACGGTTCCGTTGACGTCACAGCGATGGTCCACGTCGTGAGCCTACCGAACGCCGCTCAGGCCGCGGATAGTTGGCGAGCAGAACATTCGCAGAAAAATAACGAACAGATAACTAGACGCTGTTACCTTTCCGTTATATATTCAAAGAGCGTCAGTTGTTTTGCTGTGGCAGCTGACGCGGAATGTGATTGCAGGACACTCTTGGTGCAAGGGAGAGGGCCGGTCGTAAGCCTCTACGACCGGCCCTCGATCTTTGCCGTCACAGCTGCCTCCCTTGCCCCACTATCCTTAGGCATCAGGAGGAAATCCATGTCTCAGAGAGCCACCGCCGTGCATGCCTGGGAGTCGCTGTTCCGCGCTCAGGTCCAGGTGATGCGAGTACTCAGCGAAGAGTTCCCGACGCAATCGATGTCGCTCACCGAGTACGACATTCTGTTCAATCTCTCGCGTGAACCCGAGCAGTCAGCCAGGCTGCGCCTTCTCAACTCCCGGGTGCTGCTGAGCCAGCCAAGTGTCTCGCGCATGGTCGATCGGCTCGCCGCTCGCGGCTTCGTCGAGAAGATCCAGGATGCGAAAGACGGTCGCGGCACCATTGTGCGCATGACGAAGCTCGGCTATCGGGAATTCCGTTCCGTCGCCGTCAAGCACATGGAATCGATCACCGATGTCATGGCGGCCGCGCTCTCGGACGATGAGCTCACCCAACTGACCGAACTCACGACAAAGGTGCGCAGGACAACCGAGGGCTGCTAATGCTTGCACCGCAGGATCGCCGCTGATTAGCATGCAACGCATGGCCATCAAACTCGAGAACGTCGGTATCGCCGTTCGCGACCTCGACGCGACGATCGCCTTTTTCACCGACCTCGGTCTCTCGGTCGTCGGCCGGGACACCGTGCACGGTGAGTGGACGGACACAGCCGTCGGGCTGGACGGCAACCACGCAAAGATTGCCATGCTCGAGACGCCCGACGGCAATGGTCGTCTCGAACTCTTCGAGTACATCCATCCTCAAGCGATCGAGACGGAGCCCACGCGCCCGAACGAGATCGGTATGCACCGGGTCGCATTCTCCGTCGACGACATCGACGAAGCGCTCGAGATAGCCGCGAAACACGGCTGCCACCCACTTCGCGGCGTGTCGTCCTACGAAGATATGTACAAGCTGACGTACGTCCGCGGTCCCAGTGGCATCATCGTGATGCTCGCCGAAGACCTGACGAGGCACTGAGACCTGCCGGCACCTCACTAGCGCGAAGGTCGGGCAGCGTCACCCTGTCGTCACTCTTCGAAGGAACGGCGCAGCTTGCGTGCCGTGATCACCGTCTTTGCCTCTGCCTCGATGTCCTTATCGATCCTCGCCGAATCGCGAAGCGGCAGGTGGAGGTTGTATTCGGCGTGGACGCCAAGCTGCAGTTGCCGCGCGCGCTCGAGTTCGGCTTCAAGACCGACCCCGAAAACCAGCGCCATATTGCTCAGATACAACCAGATGAGAAAGACGATGATGCCGCCGAGTGAGCCATACGTGGCGTTGTAGCTGTCTGAGTTCGACACGTAGACCACGAAGCCGACCGTCGTGATCGCCCAGACCAGCAGCGCCGTCGCCGCCCCGAGGCTCACGAGGCGGAAGCGCGATGGTCGCACGTTCGGTGAGTAGTAATACAAGAGCGCGATCAGGCCAATGCCGGCGAGTACCAGCACGGGCCACTTCGCGATGTTCCACGTCATCACGGCAGCATCCCCCAGCCCGATCACGTCGCCGATCAGCCGCGCAACCGGCGCGCTCACGATGAGAAGAATGGACATGATCGTGATCGCGACGACACTTGCCGCTGTGAGCAGCAGCACCGTCAGTCGCAGCTGGAGCGAGCTGCGCCCCTCGGCCACGCCATACGCACGATTCGCCGCTCGTGCGAAACCGTCGACGTACTTCGATGCCGACCAGATCGCACCGAGAAGACCGAGAACGAGGCCGAGGCCCGCCCCTGGCGCCGACATGATCGTCGAGATCGGCCCTTCAAGCGCTTGAGCCGTCTCTGTCGGCGCGACATCGTTGAGCATCTCGATGAGTCCCTTGCTCACCGATCCGTCGGCGTTCACAAGCGACAGAACCGAGACGATGGCGACCAAGCCCGGAAACAGCGCGAGCACAAGAAAGTACGTGAGGGTTGCCGCGACATCGGTGGACTTGTTGGCAGCAAACAGCTTCACGGCGCGAACATAGGCGAAGCGGATGCTGCGAAAGCGCAGCCGCTTCGGACGCGAGTGCGTGTGCTCCGCGTGCTCTGTGTGCTCTGTGTGCTCACTCATCGTCGTCACCGCTCAGAGCCATTGCAATCACGTACACCGTCGCACCGGCCGCCGCGATGCCGAGGCCGATGGCCACGGGCACGATCTTGCGCCGCACTGCTGCAATCGTGGTGCTGAGCTCCTCACGAAGCTCATCAATGTTCAGCTGCCGGACCCACGGCCCGATCTCGCCCGTTCGCTTCTCCCGGTCCACCGGAAGAACCATCGCCCGCCCCGCGTGTTCTGCCATATCGTCACGTTATGGGCATCTGTGTTCTCTGGCAAGGGCATTGCCAGGTGCGGCCCAGCCATGCACATGGCGCCCAAGCGGTTGGCGCGCGACGCCGTATTCAGGCGACCTGCCGCTGAGTCTGCTCGGCGAGAAACGAGCGCATCTGGGCCAGGTGCAGCCTCTCGATGCCGTGCTCGTACACGGTCGTGAGCTTGAGCGATGGCGTACCCGCCGTCGCCTCGTCGACCATTCCGCCATGCGCCATGACGGCCTCGTCATCGACCCAGACAAACGGCGCGGGAGAGAATTCCTGATCGGCAATGATGCTCTGGGCCTTCCACCATCCACGCCCTCGATCAGAGCTCACCGCGTCAGCATCCATGATCGCCCGACCTCCGAACAGACCGCCAAGCGCTGGCGCGAGTCGCGTCATCGATGCATGCATCTCGTTCCACGTCGACAGCCAGACAAGTTCGACCCCGAACTCCTCGCGAAGGGCGTCAAGCTCTGTGACGACTTCGGGAGCCCACGTGAGGGGCTCTCTGCTCATCATTCCCCCGCCGTACTCGATCTGCACACGCGTCGACTTCACATTGGAGAACGGCGGCTCGTCGGCGTTGATAGCACCGTCGACATCGAGATACAAGCGCGTCGGCGCCGGGTTGCTAGGCATGTTGCTCCTTGCCATTCGAAGGTGGACGATCAGTCAAGCACCCGGCACTGACACGGTGCTGGGTAAGGCTATGAATCTGCCATGTGACAGTTCGGCTGCCACACGAGGATGCGGCAGGATGGACACCATGACGAGAGCGCTTTCCGGACGAAACATCACTCTGCAGCACGGTGCCTACACCGCATCCATCGCCTCAATCGGTGCAACGCTGCGCGAGCTCACGCATTCCGGGCGCGACCTGATTGTGCCGTTCTCCGCTGACGAGATGCGCCCGTTCTACCGAGGCGCAACGCTCGTGCCGTGGCCCAATCGCGTGGTCGATGGGCGCTACACGTGGAAGGGCGAAGAGCTCCAGCTCGCGTTGACCGAACCTGAGCGAGGGCACGCGCTGCACGGTCTCGGCGCATGGCTCGACTACGGCATCGTCGAGCAGACGGCGTCGTCGGTCACGCTCGGCACGGCGATCATCGCGCAGCAGGGCTACCCGTTCACGCTCGACGTCTCTGTCACGTTCCGCCTCGACGACGATGGACTGCATTGCTCGGTCACCGCGACAAACCGCGGTGACGCCGCAGCACCGTTCGGCACGGGACCGCACCCGTACCTGGTCGCGGGAGAGGGGCGCGTCGACGACTGGAGCGCGACAATTCCGGCCGGCAGCGTCCTCACCGTCACGGACGACAGGCTGATTCCCACAGGTCTCGAACCCGTCGACGGCACGGCGTTCGATTTTCGGGAGCAGCGCGTCATCGGCGACACCTTCATCGACCACGCGTTCACGGAGCTCGCTCGTGACGCCGAGGGGTTCACCGAGGTGGCCGTGCGCAGCACGTCGGGCGCGGGAGTCGCGATGACGTGGGACGCGGCATGCCCGTGGGTGCAGGTGCACACTGCCGACCAGCCGGACGCAGCGATCAGTCGCATCGGCCTGGCCGTAGAGCCCATGACGTGCCCACCCGACGCGTTCAACTCGGGCACAGATTTGATCGAACTCGACCCCGACGCCTCGGCGACGGCGAGCTGGAGCATCCGCGCACTCTGACTGAGCGCTCCCGCAAGGAACATAAACGGTCGGATCGCGACGGGCAACCCCCTGGCCACCGCAGAACGCGGCGCTTAACGTCGGTGAGACACGTGCCATCCGCACGTGCCGCACACCAATTGCCAGGAGGTTTCCATGAGCACTGTCCAGGAATCCGTGCAGGTCAATGTTCCCGTGACGACCGCGTACAACCAGTGGACGCAGTTCGAGTCGTTTCCGCAATTCATGAAGAACGTGGACTTCGTCACCCAGATCGACGATCTCCACAACCACTGGAAGGTCACCGTCGGCGGCGCCACGCGCGAGTTCGACACGACGATCACCGAGCAGACGCCAGACGAGCGCATCGCATGGCGGTCGACGGACGAGCCGCAGCACAGCGGCGTGGTGACATTTCACCGCGTGTCAGATGACGAGACGCGCGTTCACCTTGAGATGACATGGTCGCCCGAAGGCGCTACCGAGAAGATCGGCGCCGCGCTTCAGGCCGATGACATGGCCGTGAAGAAGGACCTCTCGCAGTTCAAGGAGCTCATCGAGTCGAACGGATTCGAGTCGGGCGCCTGGCGCGGCGACGTTCCGCGCGAGCCCGATGCGACCGGTCGCTAACGATCGCACCGCGCTGAACAGAGGATAAAAGTGCCGGGGCGAGGACGATTTTCGCGAATTCGTCCTCGCCCCGGCCCTCGGCGTTCGCGAGCGGCGCTCAGGCGCGGGTGACGTCCACCACAACGACCGCCCACGACAGCGCGGGCAGCTGAAGAGACAGCGTCGAACCGTCTGCCGTGACTCCCTCGAGCGGGGTCAGGCCGACGGGCTGAGCGTCCTGCGTGTTCGTCGTGAGTCGCGTGCCTCCGTCGGGAATCGTGAGCACCTCGGCGCGCGAGATACCGGATGCTGTGAAGCCGCCGAGCTTCACCGAGACGTCGCACCGCTCGTCGAGCCCGCGGTTGGCGAGGAAGAACGCCACAGTGCCGTTCTCTTCGTCCCACGTGGCACTCACGTCGACCACGTCGGCATCGCCGTACTTCGCGGTGTCGACCTTGTCGCTCGTGACCGCCGTGCGCAGGATGCTGCCGCGGGCCAGCTGCGACATGCGGGCGAACGGCCAGAAGATGCTCTGCCGCCAGGCGGGGCCACCCTCTTCACTGCGGATCGGCGCGATCACGTTGACCAGCTGTGCCTGATTGGCGATCGTGACACGGTCACCGTGCCGCAGCAGCGAGTTGAGGAACGTGCCGACCACGACGGCATCCGTCACGTTGTACTCGTCTTCGATCAGCCGCGGGTGCGTGCGCCAGGACCTCTCGACGTTGTGCGGCTGGTCGTCGGTGTCGAGGCCGCGCTGGTACCAGACGTTCCACTCGTCGAACGAGAGGTTGATGCGCTTCTTCGTCTTGCGCTGTGCGGCCACAGCATCCGCCGTCGAAATCACCGACTCAATGAAGTAGTCCATGTCGGTCGCCGTCGCGAGAAAGCTCTTGGCGTCGCCGTCGTGCTCTTGGTAGTAGGCGTGCAGCGAGATGTAGTCGACTTCGTCATACGCGTGGTTCAGCACGGCGTGCTCCCACGCGCCGAACGTGGGCATGCCGGTGTTCGAGCTGCCGACCGCCACGAGCTCGATCGACGGGTCGACGAGCTTCATGGCCTTTCCGGCCTCCTGGGCAAGACGACCGTACTCGTCCGGCGTCTTGTGGCCGATCTGCCACGGGCCGTCGAGCTCGTTGCCGAGGCACCACACCTTGATGTCGAAGGGGTCCTCTGCGCCGTTCGCGCGGCGCATGTCACTCCACGCCGTTCCACCCGGGTGATTGGCATACTCGACGAGCGCGCGAGCAGCATCCACTCCCCTGGTGCCGAGATTGATGGCCTCCATCACCTCGACGTCGGCCTCGCGCGCCCAATCCACGAACTCGTGCAGGCCGAACGCGTTGGTCTCGATCGTGTGCCATGCGCCGTCGATGCGCGTCGGGCGCTGGTCGACCGGGCCGACGCCGTCTTCCCAGTTGTAGCCCGAGACGAAGTTGCCTCCCGGGTAACGCACGATCGTCGGGCCCATCTCCTTGACGAGTTCGAGAACGTCGCGCCGAAAGCCGCGCTCGTCGGCCTGAGGATGCCCCGGCTCGTAGATTCCCGTGTAGACGCAGCGTCCCATGTGCTCGACGAACGAGCCGAAGATGCGCCGGGGCACGTCGCCGACACGAAAGTCGCGATCGATGGTGATGCGGGCGGTGGTCATGTATCTCCTTGTGTGTGTTGCGGTCTGGTCACCGAGGGCGTCGCTGCGTCTGAGGGGCTACTGCCCGCCGAAGCCGGTCGTCGCGATGCCCTTGATGATCTGGCGTTGGAAGAAGAGAAAGACGATGATGAGCGGCAGCGCGGCAAGAATCGCCATGGCCATGTTCTGGGCGTACTGAATTCCGTAGGCGCTCTTCACCGTCTGCAGTCCGACGGGCAGCGTCATGAGCTGCGGATCGTTGATGATGATGAACGGCCAGAGAAAGTTGTTCCACGCCCACACGAACACGAAGATGGATGCTGCCGCGAGGATCGGCCGCGACAGGGGCATGACGATCGACGTGAACACGCGCAGTCTGCTCGCCCCGTCGACGCGCGCCGCCTCCTCGAGCTCGATCGGGATCTGGTCGAAGAACTGCTTGAGGATCAGCACGATGATCGGCTGCACCGCCTGCGGAAGAATGAGACCCCAGTAGGTGTCGACGAAGTTCATGGCGAGCATCTCGTAGAACAGCGGAACGATGAGCACCTGCGGCGGAACCGCGATCGCTGCGATGGCGACGATGTACGCCCACTTCTGCCCGCGAAAGCGCATGCGCGAGAACGCGTAGGCCGCGAGGGCGGAGGTGAGAACGGTGATGGCCGTGATGAGCGCCGACGTGAAGAGGCTGTTCCACGCCCAGATGGGCACGTTGCCCTCGGCGAGCACCTTGGCGTACGCGTCGAACGTGAATCCGTGCGCGGGCCACAACGTCGCCGAGGCAGCATCCGTCTCGCTCTTGAGCGATGTGACGATGGCCCAGAAGAAGGGCAGCAGCCACGCGGCGGCGAGCACGATGAGCACGACGAGTGCACTGATGCCGGCCGGGCCGAGTTTTCTGCGCTTGGCGGGGGCGATGGATGCTGCGGAGCGGCCGCCCGCGGGAACGGTGAGGTGCTGGGTCATTGTCGACATGTCATGCGCTCCTTCGCGCCGTGATGCGGAACTGGATCACCGAGACGACGATGATCAGAACAAAGAAGATGTACGAGATCGCCGAGGAGTACCCGAAGCGGAACCCCGTGAATCCGGTCTCGAAGATGTACTGGATGGCTGAGCGGGTCGTGCCGGCCGGGCCGCCTCCAGTCATCTGGTAGATCTGGTCGAACACCTTGAGCGAGGCCAGCAGCTGCAGAATCACGACCATGACGGTCGTCGACCCGAGCTGAGGAATCGTGATCGAGAACAGCGAGCGCCAGCGGCCGGCTCCGTCGAGCGACGCCGCCTCGTACTGACTGTCGGGGATGTTCTGCAGTGCGGCCAGGTACAGAAGAAAGTTGAACCCGATCGTCCACCACACGGTCGTGATGACGACGGAGAGCATGGCGAGGTCCGGGTCTTGCAGCCACGTGATCGGATCGACCCCGAACCAGCCGAGAACGGTGTTGAAGAGGCCGAGCTGCGGGTTGTACAGCCACACCCAGATGAGCGAGACGACCGTCGAGGCGAGCAGGTACGGCATGAAGAACGACAGCCGCCACAGCCATTGCCCCGGCAGCCCTGTGTTGACCAGCAGGGCGAGGGCAAGGGCGATCACGACGAGCGGGACCGTGCTGAGTACCGTGAACCACACGGTGTTGAGCATCGATCGCCACATGTCGGGATCGGCGAGCGCCTCGGCGTAGTTGCTGAAGCCGATGAGCTCGCCGCCTGCCCCCGTGAGGCTCTGGTTCGTGAAGCTCAGGTAGATTCCCCAGAGCACGGGAACGAGCATGAACAGAATGAACAGGATGCCGAAGGGCGCGATGAATCCCCATCCGGCGAGGTTCTCGCGCGGCTTTCCCCTGCGCGTCGCCTTCACGGTGGCGCCGGTGTCGGGCAAGACGTTTCGGGCAGTTGCGGTCGTCACAGCGAGACTCCTTTGTCGTCGCGCAGCGCCGTGCGCTGCCTGATGCGGGCGCTCATGCGGTCACCGGATTCGGCTTCGAGAGCAGTGTGTTGATGCGGCTGATGAACGAGGCCAAGCCCGCTTCCGGGCTCCTTTCGCCGAGCATGACGCCCTGGATCGAATCGAGAAAGTAGTTCTGAAAATCAGAGCCGGAGCCGGTGAACCACGCCGGCGGGTCATAGTTGATCAGATCGGCGGCGTTCGCGTAGTGCGCCTGCGGAATGAGGTCGTCGTACGCCGGGTCGTTCACAACGGGAAGGTACGCGGGAATGTGGCCGGCGCCCGCCCAGTCGATCGAGCCCTTGAGCAGCGTCGACATGAACTCGTACGCTGCGCGGCGCTTCGTCTCGTCTGGTTTCGACTGATGGGGC
This DNA window, taken from Paramicrobacterium agarici, encodes the following:
- a CDS encoding alpha/beta hydrolase, yielding MDHRCDVNGTVLFLDERGPADGPPLLFVHGGPGNSCWDFMSAVGDELAARGIRVLGVDQRGVLRSDSLLEGAELTVNVLIDDFEALRRALGIDEWTILGHSAGGGYALDYALSHPDSVSGLILDCPCLDADATDRFRLPRAAALLQDVGKTSEAEKCVALAASPRRLTGGDRSWEVMQALGDRYLDLFVAGREGRARYERLIGRAPEDLDWAKGVSHLPLLHDMYRDRTPSLSSLSVPSVLLHGEGDLVAAPSVIEAYRAATGGDVVTIPDAGHFSYIEQPRAYVEAVAGFMNAPKRRAA
- a CDS encoding MarR family winged helix-turn-helix transcriptional regulator, whose protein sequence is MSQRATAVHAWESLFRAQVQVMRVLSEEFPTQSMSLTEYDILFNLSREPEQSARLRLLNSRVLLSQPSVSRMVDRLAARGFVEKIQDAKDGRGTIVRMTKLGYREFRSVAVKHMESITDVMAAALSDDELTQLTELTTKVRRTTEGC
- a CDS encoding VOC family protein, with protein sequence MAIKLENVGIAVRDLDATIAFFTDLGLSVVGRDTVHGEWTDTAVGLDGNHAKIAMLETPDGNGRLELFEYIHPQAIETEPTRPNEIGMHRVAFSVDDIDEALEIAAKHGCHPLRGVSSYEDMYKLTYVRGPSGIIVMLAEDLTRH
- a CDS encoding YihY/virulence factor BrkB family protein encodes the protein MSEHTEHTEHAEHTHSRPKRLRFRSIRFAYVRAVKLFAANKSTDVAATLTYFLVLALFPGLVAIVSVLSLVNADGSVSKGLIEMLNDVAPTETAQALEGPISTIMSAPGAGLGLVLGLLGAIWSASKYVDGFARAANRAYGVAEGRSSLQLRLTVLLLTAASVVAITIMSILLIVSAPVARLIGDVIGLGDAAVMTWNIAKWPVLVLAGIGLIALLYYYSPNVRPSRFRLVSLGAATALLVWAITTVGFVVYVSNSDSYNATYGSLGGIIVFLIWLYLSNMALVFGVGLEAELERARQLQLGVHAEYNLHLPLRDSARIDKDIEAEAKTVITARKLRRSFEE
- a CDS encoding HAD domain-containing protein — encoded protein: MPSNPAPTRLYLDVDGAINADEPPFSNVKSTRVQIEYGGGMMSREPLTWAPEVVTELDALREEFGVELVWLSTWNEMHASMTRLAPALGGLFGGRAIMDADAVSSDRGRGWWKAQSIIADQEFSPAPFVWVDDEAVMAHGGMVDEATAGTPSLKLTTVYEHGIERLHLAQMRSFLAEQTQRQVA
- a CDS encoding aldose 1-epimerase family protein; this encodes MTRALSGRNITLQHGAYTASIASIGATLRELTHSGRDLIVPFSADEMRPFYRGATLVPWPNRVVDGRYTWKGEELQLALTEPERGHALHGLGAWLDYGIVEQTASSVTLGTAIIAQQGYPFTLDVSVTFRLDDDGLHCSVTATNRGDAAAPFGTGPHPYLVAGEGRVDDWSATIPAGSVLTVTDDRLIPTGLEPVDGTAFDFREQRVIGDTFIDHAFTELARDAEGFTEVAVRSTSGAGVAMTWDAACPWVQVHTADQPDAAISRIGLAVEPMTCPPDAFNSGTDLIELDPDASATASWSIRAL
- a CDS encoding SRPBCC family protein; protein product: MSTVQESVQVNVPVTTAYNQWTQFESFPQFMKNVDFVTQIDDLHNHWKVTVGGATREFDTTITEQTPDERIAWRSTDEPQHSGVVTFHRVSDDETRVHLEMTWSPEGATEKIGAALQADDMAVKKDLSQFKELIESNGFESGAWRGDVPREPDATGR
- a CDS encoding alpha-N-arabinofuranosidase produces the protein MTTARITIDRDFRVGDVPRRIFGSFVEHMGRCVYTGIYEPGHPQADERGFRRDVLELVKEMGPTIVRYPGGNFVSGYNWEDGVGPVDQRPTRIDGAWHTIETNAFGLHEFVDWAREADVEVMEAINLGTRGVDAARALVEYANHPGGTAWSDMRRANGAEDPFDIKVWCLGNELDGPWQIGHKTPDEYGRLAQEAGKAMKLVDPSIELVAVGSSNTGMPTFGAWEHAVLNHAYDEVDYISLHAYYQEHDGDAKSFLATATDMDYFIESVISTADAVAAQRKTKKRINLSFDEWNVWYQRGLDTDDQPHNVERSWRTHPRLIEDEYNVTDAVVVGTFLNSLLRHGDRVTIANQAQLVNVIAPIRSEEGGPAWRQSIFWPFARMSQLARGSILRTAVTSDKVDTAKYGDADVVDVSATWDEENGTVAFFLANRGLDERCDVSVKLGGFTASGISRAEVLTIPDGGTRLTTNTQDAQPVGLTPLEGVTADGSTLSLQLPALSWAVVVVDVTRA
- a CDS encoding carbohydrate ABC transporter permease, which translates into the protein MSTMTQHLTVPAGGRSAASIAPAKRRKLGPAGISALVVLIVLAAAWLLPFFWAIVTSLKSETDAASATLWPAHGFTFDAYAKVLAEGNVPIWAWNSLFTSALITAITVLTSALAAYAFSRMRFRGQKWAYIVAIAAIAVPPQVLIVPLFYEMLAMNFVDTYWGLILPQAVQPIIVLILKQFFDQIPIELEEAARVDGASRLRVFTSIVMPLSRPILAAASIFVFVWAWNNFLWPFIIINDPQLMTLPVGLQTVKSAYGIQYAQNMAMAILAALPLIIVFLFFQRQIIKGIATTGFGGQ
- a CDS encoding carbohydrate ABC transporter permease → MPDTGATVKATRRGKPRENLAGWGFIAPFGILFILFMLVPVLWGIYLSFTNQSLTGAGGELIGFSNYAEALADPDMWRSMLNTVWFTVLSTVPLVVIALALALLVNTGLPGQWLWRLSFFMPYLLASTVVSLIWVWLYNPQLGLFNTVLGWFGVDPITWLQDPDLAMLSVVITTVWWTIGFNFLLYLAALQNIPDSQYEAASLDGAGRWRSLFSITIPQLGSTTVMVVILQLLASLKVFDQIYQMTGGGPAGTTRSAIQYIFETGFTGFRFGYSSAISYIFFVLIIVVSVIQFRITARRSA